From the Canis lupus dingo isolate Sandy chromosome 37, ASM325472v2, whole genome shotgun sequence genome, one window contains:
- the MFSD6 gene encoding major facilitator superfamily domain-containing protein 6 isoform X6, whose translation MEVLQGVTHAAIWAACISYLSAAVPPELRTSAQGILQGLHLGLGRGCGAMIGGVLVNYFGAAATFRGIGMACLVILLLFALIQWLAVPDEEEDKTMLAERIPVPSSPVPIATIDLVQQQTEDVLPRIEPRLPPKKTKHQEEQEDVNKPAWGVSSSPWVTFVYALYQIKEMMQLMRDSRAPEIQPLQGTSENRGDSLAGGARPVPRETQSDPSRNQPSPPAAAPQTQSSPTHPSVDQRVEKREDQQAQPAAGGH comes from the exons gAGTGACGCACGCAGCCATCTGGGCTGCATGCATTTCTTACCTCAGTGCGGCAGTTCCCCCTGAGCTGAGGACCTCTGCTCAGGGCATCCTGCAGGGCCTGCACCTGGGCTTGGGGAGAGGTTGTGGTGCCATGATCGGAGGCGTATTAGTCAATTATTTTG GGGCTGCTGCGACTTTTCGGGGGATCGGCATGGCCTGCCTGGTGATCCTCCTGCTTTTTGCCCTGATCCAGTGGCTGGCAGTGCCAGATGAAGAAGAAG ACAAGACAATGTTGGCAGAAAGGATTCCTGTTCCCTCTAGTCCTGTTCCCATAGCAACCATTGACTTGGTACAGCAACAGACAGAGGATGTCCTGCCACGCATCGAGCCCAGACTTCCACCCAAGAAAACCAAGCACCAGGAAGAACAGGAGGATGTGAACAAGCCAGCCTGGGGGGTCAGTTCCTCTCCCTGGGTGACCTTTGTCTATGCACTCTACCAAATTAAAGAGATGATGCAGCTGATGAGAGACAGCCGAGCTCCTGAGATACAGCCTTTGCAG GGGACCAGTGAGAATCGGGGTGATTCTCTAGCTGGTGGAGCCCGGCCTGTCCCACGTGAGACTCAGTCTGACCCATCTAGAAACCAGCCATCCCCTCCAGCAGCAGCACCTCAGACGCAGAgcagccccacccaccccagtGTGGACCAGCGTGTGGAGAAGCGGGAGGACCAGCAGGCTCAGCCCGCCGCTGGGGGACACTGA
- the NEMP2 gene encoding nuclear envelope integral membrane protein 2 isoform X2 has product MDFIKTSDSDCYCYNRNSQMEWKYMWSTVQVKITSSGLFNIVYITEKYNCQYPETILSLIKCMIHNFWTPKMSNEITIIINPYGETMCFSVTPVRKRFMYTISVNRNLVDFQLCFVFVAGIFLFFYAKTLSQSPIFYYSSGTVLGVLMTLVFVLLLVKRLIPKYSTFWALMVGCSFASVYFVYRFTEDLKWLWDENRIYILGYVLIVGFLSFAVCYKHGPLVDERNVNLLTWTLRLLALLLIYCGVTVPQCAYAVMILILSSGSLCYPLKAFSYMRWRLRTWPRAERRAAGRLSEEEYGEQAAAETRRALEELRSACRQPGFPAWLLVSRLRAPGRFAEFVLGGSHLSPEEISLHEEQYGFGGTFLEEQLFNPTTA; this is encoded by the exons ATGGATTTTATTAAGACTTCTGACTCAGACTGTTACTGCTACAATAGAAATTCCCAAATGGAGTGGAAATACATGTGGTCAACTGTGCAG GTGAAAATTACCAGTTCAGGCCTGTTCAATATTGTATAcatcacagaaaaatataattgtcaGTATCCAGAAACCATTCTATCTTTAATCAAGTGTATGATTCATAATTTTTGGACACCAAAGATGTCTAATGAAATAACCATAATCATCAATCCATATGGAGAGACCATGTGCTTCTCTGTGACGCCTGTCAGGAAGAGATTTATGTATACAATTAGTGTGAATCGAAATC TTGTAGATTTCCAACTCTGCTTTGTGTTTGTGGCaggcattttcctcttcttttatgcAAAGACCTTGAGTCA AAGTCCTATTTTCTATTACTCTTCCGGGACCGTGCTAGGTGTTCTAATGACATTAGTCTTTGTCCTGCTGCTGGTGAAAAGGTTAATTCCCAAG TATAGCACCTTTTGGGCTCTAATGGTTGGTTGTTCGTTTGCTTCAGTTTATTTTGTGTACCGATTCACGGAGGATCTGAAGTGGCTATGGGatgaaaacagaatatatatattag GCTATGTCCTAATTGTGGGATTTCTCAGCTTTGCTGTTTGTTACAAACACGGGCCCCTCGTTGACGAAAGGAATGTGAATCTTCTGACGTGGACGCTGCGGCTCCTGGCGCTGCTTCTGATCTACTGTGGTGTCACTGTGCCCCAGTGCGCCTATGCGGTTATGATCCTCATCCTGTCCTCCGGGAGCCTCTGCTACCCATTGAAAGCATTCAGTTATATGAGGTG GAGGCTCCGGACGTGGCCGAGGGCGGagcggcgggcggccgggcgcCTCAGCGAGGAGGAGTACGGGGAGCAGGCGGCCGCCGAGACGCGCCGCGCCCTGGAGGAGCTGCGCAGCGCCTGCCGCCAGCCCGGCTTCCCCGCCTGGCTGCTGGTGTCGCGGCTGCGGGCCCCGGGCAG ATTCGCAGAGTTTGTTCTGGGCGGAAGCCACTTGTCGCCGGAAGAAATCAGCCTCCACGAAGAACAATATGGCTTCGGGGGCACGTTCTTGGAGGAGCAGCTGTTTAACCCGACGACCGCGTGA
- the NEMP2 gene encoding nuclear envelope integral membrane protein 2 isoform X1, whose amino-acid sequence MRPRPGRWWLLLWLPPLSSLPAGAVRGEAAALSVARCKALKEMDFIKTSDSDCYCYNRNSQMEWKYMWSTVQVKITSSGLFNIVYITEKYNCQYPETILSLIKCMIHNFWTPKMSNEITIIINPYGETMCFSVTPVRKRFMYTISVNRNLVDFQLCFVFVAGIFLFFYAKTLSQSPIFYYSSGTVLGVLMTLVFVLLLVKRLIPKYSTFWALMVGCSFASVYFVYRFTEDLKWLWDENRIYILGYVLIVGFLSFAVCYKHGPLVDERNVNLLTWTLRLLALLLIYCGVTVPQCAYAVMILILSSGSLCYPLKAFSYMRWRLRTWPRAERRAAGRLSEEEYGEQAAAETRRALEELRSACRQPGFPAWLLVSRLRAPGRFAEFVLGGSHLSPEEISLHEEQYGFGGTFLEEQLFNPTTA is encoded by the exons TTGCAAGGTGTAAAGCCCTGAAGGAAATGGATTTTATTAAGACTTCTGACTCAGACTGTTACTGCTACAATAGAAATTCCCAAATGGAGTGGAAATACATGTGGTCAACTGTGCAG GTGAAAATTACCAGTTCAGGCCTGTTCAATATTGTATAcatcacagaaaaatataattgtcaGTATCCAGAAACCATTCTATCTTTAATCAAGTGTATGATTCATAATTTTTGGACACCAAAGATGTCTAATGAAATAACCATAATCATCAATCCATATGGAGAGACCATGTGCTTCTCTGTGACGCCTGTCAGGAAGAGATTTATGTATACAATTAGTGTGAATCGAAATC TTGTAGATTTCCAACTCTGCTTTGTGTTTGTGGCaggcattttcctcttcttttatgcAAAGACCTTGAGTCA AAGTCCTATTTTCTATTACTCTTCCGGGACCGTGCTAGGTGTTCTAATGACATTAGTCTTTGTCCTGCTGCTGGTGAAAAGGTTAATTCCCAAG TATAGCACCTTTTGGGCTCTAATGGTTGGTTGTTCGTTTGCTTCAGTTTATTTTGTGTACCGATTCACGGAGGATCTGAAGTGGCTATGGGatgaaaacagaatatatatattag GCTATGTCCTAATTGTGGGATTTCTCAGCTTTGCTGTTTGTTACAAACACGGGCCCCTCGTTGACGAAAGGAATGTGAATCTTCTGACGTGGACGCTGCGGCTCCTGGCGCTGCTTCTGATCTACTGTGGTGTCACTGTGCCCCAGTGCGCCTATGCGGTTATGATCCTCATCCTGTCCTCCGGGAGCCTCTGCTACCCATTGAAAGCATTCAGTTATATGAGGTG GAGGCTCCGGACGTGGCCGAGGGCGGagcggcgggcggccgggcgcCTCAGCGAGGAGGAGTACGGGGAGCAGGCGGCCGCCGAGACGCGCCGCGCCCTGGAGGAGCTGCGCAGCGCCTGCCGCCAGCCCGGCTTCCCCGCCTGGCTGCTGGTGTCGCGGCTGCGGGCCCCGGGCAG ATTCGCAGAGTTTGTTCTGGGCGGAAGCCACTTGTCGCCGGAAGAAATCAGCCTCCACGAAGAACAATATGGCTTCGGGGGCACGTTCTTGGAGGAGCAGCTGTTTAACCCGACGACCGCGTGA